A stretch of DNA from Synechococcus sp. PROS-9-1:
CAAGTTGCCGCGATTCGCTGATGCCCATCGTGCCCATCGGTAGGCAGCAGACGGCATCGAGGTCACCCAGCTCAGCAATCACCTCTGCACTCACGGGCCCGTCACGCAGCACCGTGATCACGGCTTGGCAGCCCTTCGCTGCCCCATCGAGGTTTTCAATCTGCTCAGCCCCCTGCTTCAGGAGTGGCTCACATTTTGCTGCGGATCGGTTCCAGATTTTCAACGTCACCCCCTGCTCGAGCAGACGGTGGCCGATCGCCACACCGAGCAGACCTGTGCCGAGCAACGCAATGGTGGGCATCGAATCGAAAACTGTTGAACTCGATGATCATCATCCAGCTAGGGCTGCTAACTGAGCAGAGACGTTGACTGCGCAAACCTTGGATGGATCGTCTTTGCCCACTCAGCACATAAAACAAGCTGAATGTTGTAGACAATAATGATGTAATCCATAGAGAAGTGGGCGATGGCCTGTTTGCCTTGGTGTATTAAATAATCAAGTCTGTTGTCTTCAAAGTTGGAATTTGTGGCGATACATTCTCAATTGAAGCTGGTTGCTGTTCACTGCACGCGGTGCTCTGACTACGATGGTCGAAGTTAAGCAGCTTCATGAAGTGCCTATTCGTAACACCGTAGTCGCAGTTTTGCTCTTCTTGCTTGCATTTTTATCGGCTGGTTTCACTACTCCTGACCTGAATGACTTCACTAGCGGTGCGGAAAAGCTTGGATCTGGTGACTATCGAGGAGCACTTGTGGACTTTAATAAAGCAATAGAGCTTAATCCAGAGGATCCCGAAAGTTTCTTTTATCGTGGTCTCGCCAAAGCGAAATCAGGAGACTTTCAAGGTTCTATTGTTGATTACGATAAAGCAATTCAACTGAAACCAAATTATCTTGATTCCTACGGAAGCCGCGGAATTGCTAAAGCAAGATTAGGTGATCTTGAAGGTGCAATTCAAGATTTTGATAAGGCAATAGAGATTAGCCCGAAGGATGGCAATGCTTACTTCAACCGTGGCATTGCAATGGAGATGTCTGGTGTCATGAGCGATGCATGTGTTGATTGGAGAAAAGCATTAGATCTGGGCCATGCTCCTGCTGCTAAATTCTTGAGCAAGAATTGTCAGTAACTCAAGTTTGATTGGATATTGGTAAAGATATGATTCACTGAACAGGCTTTGTCCGGCTGAATGAAATCTATTCCCATGATCAATCGATAAGGTTGCATGGTAAGCAATCATGCCGATTTGCTATGTTGTTGACACGTTTTTTTTGAGGTGCGGCATAATGTATGATCGATCGTTATGCTCCTGGTGAATATTTAGTTTGGAGAACGTTGAATAATTTACCCTCCAGCCTTGTGTCATGGCTGCAAGTGTTTAATTTTGAATTCTTTTTTCAGAAGAAGGCTGATTGAACGGCTGATGCTTTTGCGATAGAAGCAGTCCTGAGCCTAAAGCAACAAGAGCAATAATGGTTAGCGCCACGGTTTTTTTAGGGAAGAATGAACTTGCATTTTTATCTATGATGCTTTTGTTGAGTTGAGCTCTTCGTTCTGAAAGCTCTTTGATTTCTAGCTTGAAGCTCTCTTCCTCTTTGTCGAGGCACTCCATTGTTGAGGTAAAATCATCTTGAATATTTTCTATACTTAGAAGTTCATTGGTTGTATTCTTTCGCAGTTTCTCCATTGCTTCAAGATACGACTGTCTTACTCCTTGCTTTTGGTC
This window harbors:
- a CDS encoding tetratricopeptide repeat protein, with product MVEVKQLHEVPIRNTVVAVLLFLLAFLSAGFTTPDLNDFTSGAEKLGSGDYRGALVDFNKAIELNPEDPESFFYRGLAKAKSGDFQGSIVDYDKAIQLKPNYLDSYGSRGIAKARLGDLEGAIQDFDKAIEISPKDGNAYFNRGIAMEMSGVMSDACVDWRKALDLGHAPAAKFLSKNCQ